The following proteins are co-located in the Streptomyces bottropensis ATCC 25435 genome:
- a CDS encoding DUF6214 family protein, with translation MSVRPAWEVQEHDGATAWFNARLAFPDGAAVEVLAVVCEGRLSLEDVRAQPPLSLDDLTELADWIEGPLFEACGTTPEYPEEELPGTAHGSGRRARPAWPRGVEGRRLVAEEYLAAQRSGHDPVLAVMCATGHSRRKSLRLIAGARDEGLLGPRHARR, from the coding sequence ATGAGCGTGCGGCCCGCCTGGGAGGTGCAGGAGCATGACGGAGCCACGGCATGGTTCAACGCGCGGCTGGCCTTCCCGGACGGCGCCGCGGTGGAGGTGCTCGCCGTGGTCTGCGAGGGCCGGCTGTCCCTGGAGGACGTGCGCGCCCAGCCGCCGCTGTCCCTGGACGACCTGACGGAGCTGGCGGACTGGATCGAGGGCCCGCTGTTCGAGGCGTGCGGCACCACGCCCGAGTACCCCGAGGAGGAGCTGCCGGGGACGGCGCACGGATCCGGGCGGCGGGCCAGGCCCGCGTGGCCGCGCGGGGTGGAGGGGCGGCGGCTGGTGGCCGAGGAGTACCTCGCGGCACAGCGGTCCGGCCACGACCCGGTCCTCGCCGTGATGTGCGCGACCGGGCACAGCCGCCGCAAGTCGCTCCGGCTGATCGCCGGGGCGCGCGACGAGGGCCTGCTCGGCCCCCGCCACGCCCGGCGCTGA
- a CDS encoding DUF305 domain-containing protein produces the protein MLVRRPPRAPLVTASLTAVLLALAGCDSGSGADPDGGSARSSGPAVIAPGKPGEAAQTLSPEEVEKQRAEDDTPNSADFDYARMMIVHHTQALEMTELAPDHAKSTQVKRIAERISAAQKPEIEAMEGWLKVNDGDEHETSHDHEAMPGMATEAQMKELGSLDGAKFDRLFLKLMITHHEGAITMATDVKAQGNNILVEEMADDVIAQQATEISRMRDLTT, from the coding sequence GTGCTCGTTCGCCGCCCACCCCGCGCGCCGCTGGTCACGGCCTCACTGACGGCCGTTCTCCTGGCGCTCGCGGGCTGCGACTCGGGGTCCGGGGCGGACCCCGACGGCGGTTCCGCCCGGTCGAGCGGACCTGCGGTGATCGCCCCCGGAAAACCGGGTGAGGCGGCTCAAACCCTTTCGCCGGAAGAAGTTGAGAAGCAGCGAGCGGAGGATGACACTCCGAATTCCGCGGACTTCGACTACGCGCGCATGATGATCGTGCACCACACCCAGGCGCTGGAGATGACCGAACTCGCCCCCGACCACGCGAAGTCGACCCAGGTGAAGCGGATCGCCGAACGCATCTCGGCCGCCCAGAAGCCCGAGATCGAGGCCATGGAGGGGTGGCTGAAGGTCAACGACGGTGACGAGCACGAGACTTCGCACGACCACGAGGCCATGCCCGGTATGGCGACCGAGGCCCAGATGAAGGAACTCGGTTCCCTCGACGGGGCGAAGTTCGACCGGCTCTTCCTGAAGCTGATGATCACTCATCACGAGGGGGCGATCACCATGGCCACGGACGTGAAGGCACAGGGCAACAACATCCTGGTCGAGGAGATGGCCGACGACGTCATCGCCCAGCAGGCCACGGAGATCAGCCGCATGCGCGACCTGACGACGTAG